One Tetrapisispora phaffii CBS 4417 chromosome 3, complete genome DNA segment encodes these proteins:
- the TPHA0C03910 gene encoding uncharacterized protein (similar to Saccharomyces cerevisiae CWP1 (YKL096W); ancestral locus Anc_2.485) yields the protein MLSNFFLFALFALMFNLVKADSEVFSLTLVRDGALFNNDVVYISSNTLVIAGSTSTNSGTLLDGVVTDLGYIKLTDGSYIYIDADKNLKTTTDVSQATTNFSISSGALLYNNEAAFYVVPGNGAYVFKVGYTTDTMALAVLVNCYGSDNELLSDFAPNAASVQAIIATATNSAVAPGVHVTASNDVSFNSTSSSSVSTVAPESDETDSQSFGLITINSGSQFQYLSVYFNKLDGVLYASASSSSTDDEILFDAVLTKHGYVALSNGDYLYVGDDDILMASNDTSKAKSGFSISDGHLILGSAGFYINADTNPYAIRVGDSTDSNDVFVALKTVNATASSISGLQESGVSLSSSTSTASTTASTTASTTASTTASTTASTTASTTASTTASSSVEHTKSALNDVTASSTFSTSTLHSIDAASNGASSIKGMTGFITVLIAYIFI from the coding sequence ATGTTGTCTAACTTCTTTCTATTTGCTTTATTTGCGCTCATGTTCAATCTAGTCAAGGCCGACTCGGAGGTCTTTTCTTTGACACTTGTAAGAGACGGTGCtcttttcaataatgatgtcgtttatatttcttcaaaCACGTTGGTGATAGCTGGTTCTACTTCTACCAATTCAGGCACCTTGCTAGATGGTGTGGTTACTGATTTGGGTTATATCAAATTAACTGACGGTTCGTACATATACATCGATGCCGataagaatttaaaaactACTACAGACGTTTCCCAAGCAACAACTAACTTCTCCATTAGTTCAGGTGCCCTTTTGTACAATAATGAAGCTGCATTCTACGTTGTACCAGGTAATGGTGCATACGTATTTAAAGTTGGTTACACCACGGACACTATGGCTTTAGCTGTTTTAGTTAACTGCTACGGCTCTGACAATGAGTTACTAAGTGATTTTGCTCCAAACGCTGCATCTGTTCAAGCTATTATCGCGACTGCTACTAATAGCGCTGTTGCCCCAGGAGTTCATGTTACGGCTTCAAACGACGTTTCATTCAATTCCACATCCAGTTCTTCGGTCAGCACTGTTGCTCCTGAGAGTGACGAAACAGACTCCCAAAGTTTCGGTTTGATTACAATTAACTCCGGTTCGCAATTCCAATACTTAAGTGTCTACTTTAATAAGTTGGATGGTGTGCTTTACGCTAGTGCCAGTAGTTCTTCCACCgatgatgaaatattattcgATGCTGTTCTTACAAAACATGGTTATGTAGCATTATCAAACGGTGATTACTTATATGTTGGCGACGATGATATCTTAATGGCTTCCAACGACACTTCTAAGGCTAAGAGTGGATTCTCAATCTCTGATGgtcatttaattttaggTTCTGCCGGTTTTTACATTAATGCAGACACAAATCCTTACGCAATTAGAGTCGGTGATTCTACTGATTCAAACGATGTTTTTGTAGCATTAAAAACAGTTAATGCTACTGCTTCTAGTATCTCTGGACTACAAGAATCCGGtgtttctctttcttcttctactAGTACTGCTTCTACTACTGCTTCTACTACTGCTTCTACTACTGCTTCTACTACTGCTTCTACTACTGCTTCTACTACTGCTTCTACTACTGCTTCTACTACTGCATCTTCTTCAGTCGAACACACAAAATCTGCTTTAAACGATGTCACTGCCTCAAGCACATTCTCAACAAGCACCCTACACTCAATCGATGCTGCTAGTAACGGAGCAAGTTCCATCAAAGGCATGACAGGTTTCATTACTGTCTTAATTGCATATATCTTCATATAA
- the YJU2 gene encoding mRNA splicing protein YJU2 (similar to Saccharomyces cerevisiae YJU2 (YKL095W); ancestral locus Anc_2.486), protein MSERKAINKYYPPDYNPIEAEKQARKLAKKLKTKNRNVVTIRLMTPFSMKCLKCSEFIPKSRKFNGKKELIPERYLDTIKIYRLSIKCPACNNLISFKTDPKSSDYVMEIGGVRNHFSKTEEDNQKGNKTETVDEALERLLKVQKEEEQELTGENDVEDKMELLEQKLTQLQKQQQDDEELERMKKNSYIRMKQTPHIGVEQKDDSKDIIMDNEYERKAEQAFSNNNTNLNESKIDFDDPENKTFFKKNNLIKVHKKKVIKKVNPLGISIKKKK, encoded by the coding sequence ATGTCAGAACGAAAAGCCATTAACAAGTACTACCCGCCTGATTATAATCCTATTGAGGCAGAGAAACAAGCTCGTAAGCTAGctaaaaaattgaagactAAGAATAGGAATGTTGTGACGATCAGATTGATGACTCCATTCTCGATGAAATGTCTGAAATGCTCTGAGTTTATACCCAAGAGCAGGAAGTTCAACGGTAAGAAAGAACTTATTCCAGAGAGATATTTAGACACCATAAAGATATATCGATTGAGCATAAAATGCCCCGCctgtaataatttaatcAGTTTTAAGACAGATCCTAAATCTTCTGATTATGTTATGGAGATTGGTGGAGTAAGAAATCATTTTAGTAAAACTGAGGAAGATAATCAAAAGGGAAATAAAACAGAGACTGTAGACGAGGCCTTGGAAAGATTACTCAAAGTGcagaaagaagaagaacaagaacTGACGGGGGAAAATGATGTCGAAGATAAGATGGAACTATTGGAACAAAAACTTACACAATtacaaaaacaacaacaggATGATGAAGAACTAGAGCggatgaaaaaaaattcataCATAAGAATGAAGCAGACTCCACATATAGGTGTAGAACAAAAAGATGATTCGaaagatataataatggACAATGAATATGAAAGAAAGGCTGAACAAGCTTTCTCAAACAATAACACAAACCTTAATGAATCTAAAATAGATTTCGATGATccagaaaataaaacattttttaagAAGAATAACCTTATTAAAGTGCATAAGAAGAAAGTCATCAAAAAAGTTAATCCTTTAGGTATATCAatcaaaaagaagaaataa
- the YJU3 gene encoding acylglycerol lipase (similar to Saccharomyces cerevisiae YJU3 (YKL094W); ancestral locus Anc_2.487), giving the protein MSEYPYEPKTTIPKVEFEEFDGAKFAYMLWPSYAEDNQIRQAKARVLIVHGFGEYTQIYYRMMDKLSVNGFESFFFDQRGTGETSPGKLKGLTNERYTFNDLNHFISTNLVECKEKGIPLFLWGHSMGGGIVLNYACTGKHKDDIKSFIVSGPLVVLHPHSAPNKITIFFSSLLAKCLPNFRIDTGLDLEGITSDSSYRQFLANDPMSVPLYGSFRQIYDFLERGKALYYNKDNRLSKITAPLFIQHGKDDTINDPRGSQKVYDFLKSNGNVKLQFYENARHSILSLEADNTFETVFNDLVDWLNLYSK; this is encoded by the coding sequence ATGTCTGAGTATCCTTACGAACCTAAAACTACTATTCCTAAAgttgaatttgaagaattcgATGGTGCTAAATTTGCTTATATGCTATGGCCATCCTATGCTGAAGATAACCAAATTAGACAAGCTAAAGCCCGTGTTTTGATAGTCCATGGATTTGGTGAATATACTCAAATCTATTACAGAATGATGGATAAATTATCTGTAAATGGATTTGAATCGTTCTTCTTTGACCAAAGAGGCACTGGTGAAACTTCTCCTGGTAAGTTGAAAGGCCTAACCAACGAGAGATACACTTTCAATGATCTTAATCATTTTATCTCTACGAATTTAGTTGAATGTAAAGAAAAAGGTATCCCACTGTTTTTATGGGGACATTCCATGGGTGGTGGTATAGTTTTAAATTATGCATGTACAGGTAAACATAAAGATGACATCAAGTCTTTCATAGTTTCTGGTCCATTGGTTGTATTACATCCTCATTCCGCTCctaataaaataactatattcttttcttcattaCTAGCTAAATGTTTACCAAACTTTAGAATTGACACAGGTCTAGATCTAGAAGGGATTACTTCAGATTCAAGTTATAGACAGTTTCTGGCAAATGATCCTATGAGTGTTCCTTTATATGGTTCATTCAGACAAATTTATGATTTCCTGGAGAGAGGTAAAGCATTGTATTATAATAAAGACAACagattatcaaaaattacagctccattatttattcaaCATGGTAAAGACGACACAATCAATGATCCAAGAGGTTCTCAGAAGGTTTATGActttttgaaatcaaatGGTAATGTCAAGTTGCAGTTTTATGAGAATGCAAGACATTCAATTCTTTCTTTAGAAGCTGATAACACATTTGAAACTGTTTTTAATGATCTTGTAGATTGGTTAAATCTATATTCTAAGTAG
- the IST3 gene encoding U2 snRNP complex subunit IST3 (similar to Saccharomyces cerevisiae IST3 (YIR005W); ancestral locus Anc_7.159), whose translation MNKIKSINAINASELNSGILDASLSWHDEYRDQAYVYIGGLNKELTEHDILTIFSQFGVPTDIKLVRDKETSESKGFAYLKYEDQRSCVLAIDNLNGSKIAGRNIVVDHVFYEYRDDDLEYRNAVKSELERNDKVNTDKLSITEN comes from the coding sequence atgaacaaaataaaatccATCAACGCTATTAATGCAAGTGAGTTAAATAGTGGAATACTAGATGCATCCTTATCATGGCATGACGAGTATAGAGACCAGGCATATGTTTATATTGGTGGTCTCAATAAGGAGTTAACAGAGCATGATATATTGACCATCTTTTCTCAGTTCGGGGTTCCAACTGATATTAAACTTGTTAGAGATAAAGAGACTAGCGAGTCTAAAGGTTTTGCATATTTGAAATACGAAGATCAACGGTCGTGTGTGTTAGccattgataatttaaacGGCAGCAAGATTGCTGGGAGGAATATTGTGGTGGACCATGTTTTTTATGAGTATAGAGACGATGATTTGGAATATAGAAATGCAGTAAAATCAGAACTAGAAAGAAATGACAAGGTTAATACTGACAAATTGAGTATAACAGAAAACTAA
- the NAM7 gene encoding ATP-dependent RNA helicase NAM7 (similar to Saccharomyces cerevisiae NAM7 (YMR080C); ancestral locus Anc_2.489), whose translation MEDTTNVLYQPENVQDLDGFASEGNSFNDSEDEAQLHLNLNSKVELRENADDFGSNGHSGHAHNEIQVSSAEHACGYCGIDSPTSVVKCNTCKKWFCNSKNGSLSGSHIVNHLVLSHHNVVSLHPDSDLGDTVLECYNCGCKNAFLLGFVSAKSEAVVVLLCRIPCAQTKNVNWDTDQWQPIIENRQFLSWVAEEPTEEEKLTSRLITPSQISKLEAKWRSNKDATINDIDIPESQEEIVSVLLRYQDAYEYQRSYGPLIKLEADYDKQLKESQALEHISIEWSIALNNRHMASFALSTFESNELKVAVGDEMILRYSGMQHPEWEGRGYIVHLPNSFKDEFSLELKPSKTPPPIHLGTGFTAEFIWKGTSYDRMQDALKTFAVDKKSISGYLYYKILGHEVLDIAFDVPIPKELSIPHFAQLNASQASAVANVLQKPLSLIQGPPGTGKTVTSATIVYHLSKSHKDRILVCAPSNVAVDHLATKLRDLGLKVVRLTAKSREDVESSVSNLALHNLVARAAKGELRKLLKLKEEVGELSASDTKKFVKLLRKTESEIMKKADVVCCTCVGAGDKRLDTKFRTVLIDESTQASEPECLIPIIKGAKQVILVGDHQQLGPVILERKAGDAGLKQSLFERLISLGHIPIRLEVQYRMNPYLSEFPSNMFYEGSLQNGVTIEQRTVSASSFPWPIHEIPMMFWANFGREEISANGTSYLNRIEAMNCERIITKLFKDGVKPEQIGVITPYEGQRAYILQYMQMNGSLDKELYINVEVASVDAFQGREKDYIILSCVRANEQQAIGFLSDPRRLNVGLTRAKYGLVILGNPRSLSRNSLWNHLLIHFREKGCLVEGSLDNLQLCTVELTRSYQKKRNPNKFDFNMAANMGEFNSFNDFDTQSLLSFAGGNASAAAMFNNSFGQTNDWPNNFNNNEYGSGYYSPVNDNKQQMPQGESFSKFDSSLSRNLQENKGARSRYEPTEISNLNNEMSSLGF comes from the coding sequence ATGGAAGATACAACTAATGTTTTATACCAACCTGAGAATGTACAAGACTTAGATGGGTTTGCCTCGGAAGGAAACAGCTTTAATGATTCTGAAGATGAAGCACAACtacatttgaatttgaatagTAAAGTCGAATTGAGAGAAAATGCCGACGACTTTGGCTCCAATGGCCATAGTGGACATGCACACAATGAGATACAGGTTAGTTCTGCTGAACATGCTTGTGGTTACTGTGGGATTGATTCTCCAACCTCTGTGGTTAAATGTAACACCTGTAAGAAATGGTTTTGTAATTCAAAGAATGGATCGTTATCTGGGTCTCATATTGTTAACCATCTAGTTCTATCGCATCATAATGTAGTATCATTACATCCGGATTCGGATTTGGGTGATACTGTTTTAGAATGTTACAACTGCGGTTGTAAGAATGCATTTTTATTAGGTTTCGTTTCAGCCAAAAGTGAAGCTGTAGTGGTTCTTTTATGCCGTATTCCATGCGCACAGACTAAAAATGTCAATTGGGATACTGACCAATGGCAGCCAATTATTGAGAATAGACAATTTTTATCTTGGGTAGCAGAAGAACCaactgaagaagaaaagttAACGTCAAGATTGATCACGCCTTCTCAAATATCGAAGTTGGAGGCTAAATGGAGATCTAATAAAGACGCCACTATCAACGATATTGATATCCCAGAAAgtcaagaagaaattgtaTCTGTTCTATTGAGATACCAAGATGCATACGAGTATCAACGTTCATACGGTCCACTAATTAAGCTTGAAGCAGATTACGATAAACAACTGAAAGAATCTCAAGCTCTAGAACATATATCGATCGAATGGTCAATAGCACTTAACAATAGGCATATGGCCTCATTTGCTCTATCGACATTTGAATCGAACGAATTAAAAGTTGCAGTTGGTGATGAAATGATTCTAAGATATTCTGGGATGCAGCATCCAGAGTGGGAAGGTAGAGGTTATATTGTTCATTTACCAAATAGTTTCAAGGACGAATTTTCACTGGAATTAAAACCAAGTAAAACCCCACCTCCAATTCATCTAGGGACTGGGTTTACTGCGGAATTTATTTGGAAGGGTACATCTTATGATAGAATGCAAGATGCATTGAAAACGTTTGCTGTGGACAAGAAATCTATTTCTggatatttatattataaaattttaggGCATGAAGTTCTGGACATCGCTTTTGATGTTCCGATTCCAAAAGAATTATCCATTCCACATTTTGCTCAATTAAACGCATCGCAAGCGAGTGCAGTTGCAAATGTGCTACAGAAACCATTGTCATTGATCCAAGGTCCACCTGGTACTGGTAAAACAGTCACATCTGCTACCATAGTTTATCACTTATCGAAGTCACACAAAGACCGTATTTTAGTATGTGCACCATCAAATGTTGCAGTTGATCACTTGGCAACAAAATTACGTGATTTAGGTTTGAAAGTAGTAAGATTAACTGCAAAGAGTAGAGAAGATGTAGAAAGCTCTGTTTCAAATTTAGCCTTGCACAACTTAGTTGCTAGAGCAGCAAAGGGTgaattaagaaaattattgaaattaaaggaAGAGGTAGGAGAACTATCTGCTAGTGATACCAAAAAATTCGTAAAACTACTTAGAAAAACAGAATCagaaataatgaagaaggCTGACGTTGTATGTTGTACGTGTGTTGGTGCAGGTGACAAGAGATTAGATACCAAATTTAGAACTGTCCTGATTGATGAAAGTACACAAGCTTCTGAACCAGAATGTTTAATTCCAATCATAAAGGGTGCAAAGCAGGTCATTCTAGTCGGTGACCACCAACAATTAGGCCCTGTTATTTTAGAAAGAAAAGCTGGTGATGCAGGTTTGAAGcaatcattatttgaaagGTTGATTTCCTTAGGCCATATTCCAATTCGTTTGGAAGTTCAATATCGTATGAACCCTTACTTGAGTGAATTCCCAAGTAATATGTTTTATGAAGGTAGTTTACAAAATGGTGTAACAATTGAACAAAGAACAGTATCTGCAAGTTCATTTCCATGGCCAATTCATGAAATTCCTATGATGTTTTGGGCAAATTTTGGAAGGGAAGAAATTTCTGCAAATGGTACATCGTATTTAAATAGAATTGAAGCTATGAATTGTGAACGTATTATTACgaaattattcaaagatGGTGTAAAACCTGAACAAATCGGTGTTATTACTCCGTACGAAGGCCAAAGAGCttatatattacaataCATGCAAATGAATGGTTCTTTAGACAAGGAATTGTATATTAATGTTGAGGTAGCTTCCGTGGATGCTTTCCAAGGTCGTGAAAAGGATTATATCATCCTATCTTGTGTTCGTGCAAATGAACAACAAGCGATTGGTTTTTTGAGTGACCCACGTCGTTTAAATGTTGGTTTGACTCGTGCAAAATATGGTTTAGTTATTTTAGGTAATCCAAGATCGCTATCCAGAAATTCATTATGGAATCACCTTTTGATTCACTTTAGAGAAAAAGGTTGTTTAGTTGAAGGTTCCTTAGACAATTTGCAATTATGTACTGTTGAATTAACTAGATCATAtcagaaaaaaagaaacccaaataaatttgattttaatatgGCAGCTAACATGGGTGAATTCAATTCCTTTAACGATTTTGACACTCAaagtttattatctttCGCAGGCGGCAACGCCTCTGCTGCTGCTATGTTCAACAATTCATTTGGACAAACAAATGATTGGCCAAATAACTTCAATAACAATGAATATGGATCTGGTTACTACTCCCCTGTGAATGATAACAAGCAACAGATGCCTCAAGGAGAATCTTTTTCGAAATTTGACTCAAGTTTGTCCAGAAATTTGCAAGAGAATAAAGGTGCTAGATCAAGATACGAGCCTACTGAAATCAGTAAtctaaataatgaaatgtCGTCGTTAGGTTTTTAG
- the BUD2 gene encoding GTPase-activating protein BUD2 (similar to Saccharomyces cerevisiae BUD2 (YKL092C); ancestral locus Anc_2.490), producing MMKQDTLPPAADHQIVTEFEQKYDVYWSLDSIDWNETDTVKINTKGQLIAINTSTLNSTTLINNLQDCKINLSKYTNDSLRIKIDGFNKKTIYLRVSDSTVLNKLLDCLLVWSSFKNFGIFNKLIYYQETLSSDQSIIYENVDDCKYSDNKISQKVNIKILTDGLLRIYSTEEEGQNALLKSIDVRTILESQIDKLLGHNVKGIIIYSNEREGEELKLQFISMADYTKVWELLYKFTIKSYYSNKNEKIENYLKLSHSFKINIIEAKLEPESFEGDFSYYCSIQLSEDLPTNFKTTTLSNYDVLDNSTLFWRESFSCDKSVNIDTLKLNLIKINNETQHCNTIGSAIIYLNKLTDIKSLQRLPLKSEDSTNNQIGDICFQVEYMKKNILINSMDPYKNFEKNLKNTNMSDILSYITQRTSNLTHTELIEISVPLIDAFQCLGKENSWLQSLMNYEIMNITVKLKSTDNASAIINTIFRGNSLLTISTEYLFNMTGKIYLVETMRSVITDILNTNEVIELDENRLRKTYQGKTNKSMEELISDNKLKLSYWVEKIWKNLYTTIEKMPIEIKKALKSLKTSLEEILISQINVDRGTKEKIILNSISSFLFLRYLCPILLNPNLFGITNKIPNENVRRTLTLITKVLLHFSTLTHFGNKEPWMLCMNDFIDDNNDDLHNFIDKIVNTSNNSDGNGGNIKSTVDFYEPTSLDLTEFNLIGVDPNTLESNFYTIKKCFKYTDVINLLVTFMLNEDREPSDHIPMSNLSMSTIMSDIPFEINSESCQQFHNDNTGTLSSLKRHKLILNENATEVELASIHDTYSSSHSEIGNMSILLNSASIVHTKIKSLLNTTFQLEYPSASLSRLDPYFIKLTNSTYINKHDSLYIENNPGKDIKTKNYFQLQPFEVKNIPLNSNKYVKCITDAASSSPRSKASRFSRMFLGATSNAPDSEQTSNKIGKWLRWDRH from the coding sequence ATGATGAAACAAGATACTCTCCCGCCAGCTGCAGACCATCAGATTGTGACAGAGTTTGAACAGAAATATGACGTCTACTGGTCTTTAGACTCGATTGATTGGAATGAAACCGACActgttaaaataaatactaAAGGTCAATTGATAGCAATCAATACTTCCACTTTAAACTCTAcaacattaataaataactTACAGGATTGCAAGATTAATTTGTCAAAATATACAAACGATAGTTTACGAATTAAAATTGATGGTTTCAATAAAAAGACAATATATCTGAGAGTCTCTGATTCTACTGTTCTCAATAAGTTATTGGATTGTCTTTTGGTTTGGTCATCTTTTAAGAATTTTggaatattcaataaactAATCTACTACCAGGAAACTTTATCTTCTGACCAATCGATAATTTATGAAAATGTAGATGACTGCAAATATtctgataataaaatatctcaaaaagttaatattaaaatccTTACTGACGGTTTGTTACGAATATATTCGACTGAGGAAGAGGGTCAAAATGCGCTATTGAAATCAATAGATGTTAGGACAATCTTAGAATCgcaaattgataaattactTGGGCATAATGTTAAAGggataataatatattcaaacgAAAGAGAAGGAGAAGAACTAAAACTGCAATTTATTTCAATGGCTGACTACACAAAAGTCTGGGAACtcttatataaatttacaattaaaagttattattcaaataaaaatgagaaaatagaaaattacCTAAAGCTATCACAttcattcaaaattaatatcataGAGGCAAAACTGGAGCCAGAGTCATTTGAAGGAGATTTTAGTTATTATTGTTCGATACAATTATCAGAAGATTTACCCacaaatttcaaaactaCTACCTTATCAAACTATGATGTTTTGGATAACTCTACCTTGTTTTGGAGAGAATCGTTTTCATGCGACAAATCCGTAAATATTGATACCCTGAAATTAAATctaatcaaaattaataatgaaacaCAACATTGTAACACTATAGGCTCTGccataatatatttaaacaaattaactgatataaaatcattacAAAGACTTCCACTCAAATCAGAAGATTCGACGAACAATCAAATTGGTGATATTTGTTTTCAAGTAGAATACatgaaaaagaatattttaattaattcaatgGATCCGTATAAGAACTTcgaaaaaaatttgaagaatacaaatatgtcagatattttatcatataTTACTCAACGAACATCCAATTTAACACACACCGAGctaattgaaatatcagTCCCTTTAATCGATGCGTTCCAATGTTTAGGTAAGGAAAATTCATGGTTACAATCGTTAATGAATTATGAGATTATGAATATAACCgtgaaattaaaatcaacCGATAATGCCAGTGCTATTATAAACACAATATTTAGAGGAAACAGTTTATTAACTATATCAACCGAATACCTCTTCAATATGACAGGTAAGATTTATTTAGTAGAAACAATGCGTAGCGTAATCACTGATATATTGAATACAAATGAAGTCATTGAACTTGACGAAAATAGATTAAGAAAAACATATCAAGGTAAAACAAATAAGTCAATGGAAGAATTGATAtctgataataaattaaaacttTCATATTGGGTGGaaaaaatttggaaaaatcTGTACACaactattgaaaaaatgCCTATCGAAATTAAGAAGGCATTAAAAAGCTTAAAGACATCATTGGAAGAAATTCTGATATCACAAATTAATGTAGATAGAGGTACTAAGgagaaaataattttaaattctatCTCAAGTTTCTTATTTCTAAGATATTTATGTCCGATATTATTGAATCCAAACCTGTTTGGAATCACTAATAAAATACCAAATGAGAATGTAAGAAGAACATTAACATTAATTACAAAAGTTTTGTTACATTTTTCTACCTTGACACATTTTGGCAATAAAGAACCTTGGATGCTTTGTATGAATGACtttattgatgataataatgatgatcttcataattttattgataagATTGTTAATACTTCTAATAACAGTGATGGAAATGGGGGAAACATAAAATCTACTGTCGATTTTTATGAACCAACATCTTTAGATTTAACTGAATTCAATCTAATTGGTGTTGATCCCAATACTTTGGAATCAAATTTTTACACAATAAAAAAgtgttttaaatatacCGATGTTATCAATCTGTTGGTTACTTTCATGTTAAATGAAGATCGTGAACCTAGTGATCATATTCCAATGTCTAATTTAAGCATGAGTACAATTATGTCTGATATTccatttgaaataaatagtGAAAGTTGTCAACAGTTTCATAATGACAATACAGGTACACTATCATCGTTAAAACGACATAAATTAATACTTAATGAAAATGCAACGGAAGTGGAGTTAGCGAGTATACATGATActtattcttcttctcaTAGTGAAATTGGTAACATGagtattttattgaatagtGCATCAATAGTCCACACTAAAATAAAGTCTTTGTTAAACACAACTTTCCAATTAGAATATCCTAGTGCTTCACTTTCTAGACTAGATCCATACTTTATCAAGCTAACAAACTCAACgtatataaataaacatGACAGTTTGTACATTGAGAATAATCCAGGAAAGgatattaaaacaaaaaattatttccaGCTACAACCTTTTGAGGTTAAAAACATTcctttaaattcaaataaatatgtcAAATGCATTACTGACGCAGCATCTTCGAGTCCACGGTCTAAAGCTTCTAGGTTTTCAAGGATGTTCCTTGGAGCTACATCAAATGCACCAGATTCAGAGCAGACATCAAACAAAATTGGCAAATGGCTACGTTGGGATAgacattaa
- the TPHA0C03970 gene encoding SEC14 family lipid-binding protein (similar to Saccharomyces cerevisiae YKL091C and SEC14 (YMR079W); ancestral locus Anc_2.491), protein MDTVVAQEKEFLESYPQVCAAGSLPGTPGNLTKEQESALEQLKEILIAKEYKLRLDDSTLLRFLRARKFDVNLSLEMYENCEKWRKEYGTDSILTDFHYDEKPIVAKYYPQYYHKTDKEGRPVYFEELGAVNLPEMLKITTQERMLKNLVWEYESFVKYRLPASSRAFNSLVETSCTVLDLKGISISSAYNVISYVKEASVIGQNYYPERMGKFYIINAPFGFSAAFKLFKPFLDPVTVSKIFILGSSYKKELLKQIPEENLPVKFGGKSEVDESQGGLYLSDIGPWRNAEFIGPEGEAPHAFSMN, encoded by the coding sequence aTGGATACAGTTGTTGCTCAAGAAAAGGAATTTCTAGAATCCTACCCTCAAGTTTGTGCTGCTGGCTCCTTGCCAGGCACTCCAGGTAACTTGACTAAAGAACAAGAAAGTGCATTGgaacaattgaaagaaattttaattgcCAAGGAATACAAACTAAGACTAGACGATTCGACATTATTAAGATTTTTAAGAGCTAGAAAGTTCGATGTTAACTTATCCCTGGAAATGTACGAAAATTGTGAAAAATGGAGAAAAGAATATGGCACTGACAGTATTTTAACTGACTTCCATTACGATGAAAAGCCAATTGTCGCCAAATACTACCCACAATACTACCACAAGACTGATAAGGAAGGTAGACCAGTTTACTTCGAAGAGTTAGGTGCTGTTAATTTACCTGAAATGTTGAAAATTACTACACAGGAAAGAATGCTAAAGAACTTAGTTTGGGAATATGAATCTTTTGTTAAATACAGATTGCCTGCTTCATCAAGAGCTTTTAACTCTTTAGTGGAAACTTCTTGCACTGTTTTAGATTTAAAAGGtatttctatttcttctgCTTACAATGTTATTTCTTACGTCAAGGAAGCTTCTGTAATCGGTCAAAACTACTACCCAGAGAGAATGGGTAAATTCTATATTATCAATGCTCCATTCGGGTTTTCTGCTGCATTCAAACTATTCAAACCATTTTTAGACCCGGTCACTGTGTCTAAGATCTTTATCTTAGGTTCCTCATATAAGAAAGAGTTATTGAAACAGATTCCAGAAGAAAACCTCCCAGTCAAGTTCGGTGGTAAATCTGAGGTCGACGAATCTCAAGGTGGTCTATACTTGTCTGATATTGGTCCATGGAGAAACGCTGAGTTCATTGGACCAGAAGGTGAGGCCCCACATGCATTTTCAATGAACTAG